A window from Mycobacterium botniense encodes these proteins:
- the drmC gene encoding DISARM system phospholipase D-like protein DrmC, protein MNHYAALGEYLTATEAEALAVLFEIGEHTVYALRSVSSARRDRAAELLTAAGLGHTEPALSAAVLWAVAGAKSVHRHLVPVWTMPGNEATIGHLTSEFYRMVTGARVAVTCATYNFSKNSTMWEALKIASEQPGVTVCVYVDAEKGEPCAVKAQLPLATVYRSARLPDGSAIVSHTKFIIVDHEIVLLTSANFSYNAENRNVEFGLLIHDNGLATSIESTMASKHGALYELV, encoded by the coding sequence ATGAACCACTATGCGGCACTGGGTGAATACCTCACAGCCACTGAGGCCGAAGCGCTTGCCGTGCTCTTCGAGATCGGCGAACACACCGTGTACGCGCTGCGCTCGGTCAGCTCCGCGCGGCGTGACCGGGCCGCGGAACTACTGACCGCCGCCGGGCTCGGTCACACCGAACCCGCTCTTTCTGCAGCGGTGCTCTGGGCCGTGGCCGGGGCGAAATCCGTGCACCGCCACCTCGTTCCGGTGTGGACAATGCCCGGAAACGAAGCCACCATCGGGCATCTCACCAGCGAGTTCTACCGCATGGTCACCGGAGCCCGCGTCGCCGTGACGTGCGCGACCTACAACTTCTCGAAAAACTCCACGATGTGGGAGGCGCTCAAAATCGCGTCCGAACAACCCGGCGTCACCGTCTGCGTGTACGTCGACGCCGAGAAGGGTGAGCCGTGTGCCGTGAAGGCTCAGTTGCCCCTTGCCACGGTGTACCGCTCGGCGCGGCTGCCTGACGGCAGTGCGATCGTCAGTCACACCAAATTCATCATCGTCGACCACGAAATCGTGCTCTTGACCAGCGCCAACTTTTCGTACAACGCCGAGAATCGCAATGTCGAGTTCGGGCTGCTCATCCACGACAACGGGCTGGCGACGTCAATCGAATCCACCATGGCCAGCAAGCATGGGGCTCTCTATGAGCTTGTATAA
- a CDS encoding HNH endonuclease, with product MGGDAVDPLLLGQRVVAILETGLRTATYKLATLMALIDHCIENLPERPADVLRVPIADLAHRVLEIYWPQVRPFEGHQLRQSTQSRARILIATNALREAAGVTRTGVSVDIARLRAPAAYQRAIDEITLCLAQQPLHRLQKLPGSSTSDPFLYDDSFLHDHVSRSTLRAHGDAIELKPGVAHGLARLAGLLKPALEIMWVDDVRRMNKFLYAEVPDVAGHLFGRDRTDLAAVREPFKEVYGPHCFYCGTHLPVNNPIDHVLPWSLVGIDGLANLVLACARCNGDKAGALPAVSIMDRVLQRDRAVLEQISSEIQWPTQRDRVVAAACGIYRMQPAGVPTWSGYKQTARLDIGFPLSWT from the coding sequence GTGGGCGGTGACGCGGTCGATCCGCTTTTGCTCGGGCAGCGTGTGGTGGCGATCCTCGAGACCGGCCTGCGCACCGCCACGTACAAACTCGCCACGTTGATGGCGTTGATTGACCATTGCATCGAGAACTTGCCCGAGCGGCCCGCCGATGTGTTACGGGTGCCGATTGCCGATCTCGCGCATCGGGTGCTGGAGATCTACTGGCCGCAGGTGCGCCCGTTCGAGGGCCACCAACTGCGCCAATCCACCCAGTCGCGAGCACGAATCCTGATCGCCACGAATGCGTTACGTGAGGCGGCCGGGGTCACACGCACTGGTGTCTCGGTGGATATCGCCCGGCTGCGCGCGCCTGCGGCCTACCAACGGGCCATCGACGAGATCACGCTGTGCCTGGCCCAGCAGCCGCTGCATCGACTGCAGAAACTGCCGGGCTCGTCGACGAGTGATCCTTTCCTCTACGATGATTCATTCCTGCACGACCACGTGTCGCGGTCCACCCTGCGCGCCCACGGGGACGCTATCGAATTGAAACCCGGTGTTGCACACGGCCTTGCCCGACTCGCCGGGCTACTCAAACCGGCGCTGGAGATCATGTGGGTCGACGACGTGCGCCGGATGAACAAGTTCCTGTACGCCGAGGTTCCCGACGTGGCGGGCCATCTGTTCGGTCGTGACCGCACCGACCTGGCTGCTGTGCGCGAACCGTTCAAAGAGGTGTACGGCCCGCACTGCTTTTACTGCGGCACGCACCTGCCGGTGAACAATCCCATCGATCATGTGCTGCCATGGTCACTGGTGGGTATCGACGGGCTGGCCAATCTGGTGCTGGCATGCGCCCGCTGTAACGGTGACAAGGCCGGTGCGCTGCCCGCGGTGTCGATCATGGACCGGGTGCTACAGCGCGACCGAGCAGTGCTGGAGCAGATCTCCTCCGAGATTCAGTGGCCCACCCAGCGCGACCGGGTCGTGGCCGCGGCGTGCGGCATTTATCGCATGCAGCCCGCCGGTGTTCCGACCTGGTCAGGGTATAAGCAGACCGCCCGGCTGGATATCGGCTTCCCGCTGTCGTGGACGTGA
- a CDS encoding DUF5131 family protein, whose product MVADRSAIEWTEVTWNPVTGCDRISAGCDHCYAMRLAKRLKAMGSDKYQSDGNPRTSGPGFGVAIHPRSLDEPRRWRKPRTVFVNSMSDLFHARVPLAFIQDVFDVISDTPQHTYQILTKRSLRLSRVAGKLHWPTNLWMGVSVENANALNRVSHLCEVPAAIRFLSCEPLLGPLTGLNLERIHWVIVGGESGPRYRRPEISWVREIRDACNDAGVAFFFKQWGGRTPKSLGRYLDGRVWNQTPLPGSDSQVLRLATDTSRRS is encoded by the coding sequence ATGGTGGCTGATCGGTCTGCGATCGAATGGACAGAGGTTACATGGAATCCTGTGACCGGGTGCGACCGGATCTCCGCTGGATGTGACCACTGCTATGCCATGAGGTTGGCTAAACGTCTCAAGGCCATGGGATCGGACAAATACCAAAGCGACGGCAATCCGCGCACGTCTGGTCCGGGCTTTGGCGTCGCAATCCATCCTCGTTCGCTTGATGAGCCACGGAGATGGCGCAAGCCCCGTACGGTATTCGTCAACTCAATGAGCGATCTATTCCATGCACGGGTTCCGCTTGCCTTCATTCAGGACGTGTTTGATGTCATCTCAGACACCCCACAACATACCTATCAAATACTCACTAAGCGAAGCCTTCGGCTCAGTCGAGTAGCTGGCAAACTTCATTGGCCGACAAATCTTTGGATGGGCGTATCGGTTGAAAATGCCAATGCCCTCAACCGTGTTTCTCACCTGTGCGAGGTACCAGCGGCCATCCGGTTCCTTTCTTGCGAGCCTCTGCTCGGGCCCCTGACCGGTCTCAACCTAGAGAGGATTCATTGGGTGATTGTCGGGGGTGAATCAGGGCCTCGCTATCGCCGTCCAGAGATCTCATGGGTGCGGGAGATCCGAGATGCCTGCAACGACGCGGGGGTAGCGTTTTTCTTCAAACAATGGGGAGGTCGCACACCCAAGTCTCTAGGTCGCTACCTGGATGGTCGAGTCTGGAATCAGACGCCGCTACCTGGGAGCGATTCGCAAGTTCTCCGTCTTGCCACCGACACCAGTCGACGGAGTTAA
- the drmA gene encoding DISARM system helicase DrmA, translating into MSDTTDKPDGPHATYELTYQPDGTSFTVRENLVDILQRELLGPIHGPHEVLPLSPRSQYLIGHIAPVKLTGAALTDDDTEPVAERGHLVEARTDEEALHESRGVPAYADDNDADAEDDDAEDRTPKQGLMIPASMGLRFQVPPDLESFTVTASWGAYETVATDQVTKAGRPIRHYQRTPMQETRTVKLADLRPGRTTTIGLRESICLRVDRYNDPGRVLIEIALCNDRETPMPIPIGMWMFQTKLHVDAGGAEVFLPVRDVLAEQDWAEHDPEMRQLDLQYRNRLEYAIGRTCSADWSVKDGARRASAVWTTWLPVAETPQTQARSVDDALLSMDKLAHVTPDELRTGLQPLIDGYRTWLDTQQAASAELPQHLREAADAVLSKARGAHQRLQTGLEHVATDTEALRCFRFMNQVMREQRIATQVAAERASDPSLSIPAARAKVAAKGDDAASWRPFQLAFILMQLPALSDPTAPLRSADHQAQVELLFFPTGGGKTEAYLGLAAYTFAVRRRQGVVESAGGPLDGRDGVAVLMRYTLRLLTSQQFQRATALMCAAELARRADENTWGSVPLRIGLWVGTDVSPKRFEEAEEQLARANEYGAHRLTVLQIQRCPWCGTPISSAQVKADKTLRRVFVYCGDELAQCPFAKGGSVTEGLPVLTVDEEIYRLTPAFIIGTVDKFARLAREGEAAALFGYVGRKCARHGYVHPDYAACTISTAHPPTDGQPAATMHPVGRLRPPDLIIQDELHLITGALGTSVGVFETAVETLASWEGSDGKLVRPLIVASTATVRNAHEQVRGLYGRRVEIFPPQVLDVADTYFSQEVPVSKDNPGRRYVGVSAQGVRLTAAEIRIAEVLLLAGQLLFDRCGADADPYMTLVGYFNATRELAGMTRYLGSDVQERVKRPRKDSGFAPRLGAAFGLLEKGELTARIASSEIGKTLDRLGLPFDPSYDTTAAFRVRMADQNAGKKVPTRNEAPFDVVLATSMLQVGVDVQRLGLMLVVGQPKNTAEYIQASSRVGRDATNRPGLVVTLGNWARPRDLAHFEQFRHYHETFYAQVEALSVTPYSPTSLERGVDGLLVSVARVMQAHLADGLSPERNAGRITGQRAAVEHIIERLKKRIAVAAQDDNATQRASDLLVNRLDWWTKRAAYATDLGKTLVYERTGEADRYLPLLISPENAKASVSGSTQAPFVVANSMREVQPEINILVSPIQEKLFTRAPEGVPAWSLPTREDE; encoded by the coding sequence ATGAGCGACACCACCGACAAACCCGACGGCCCGCACGCGACGTATGAGCTGACCTACCAGCCCGACGGCACGTCGTTCACCGTGCGGGAAAACCTGGTCGACATCCTGCAGCGCGAGCTGCTCGGCCCGATCCACGGCCCGCACGAGGTGCTGCCGCTCAGCCCGCGCTCGCAATACCTGATCGGGCACATCGCCCCGGTGAAACTGACCGGCGCCGCGCTCACCGACGACGACACCGAACCCGTCGCCGAGCGGGGGCATCTCGTGGAGGCCCGCACCGACGAGGAGGCGCTGCACGAAAGCCGCGGCGTGCCCGCCTACGCCGATGACAACGACGCCGACGCCGAGGACGACGACGCCGAAGACCGCACCCCCAAGCAGGGCTTGATGATCCCCGCGTCGATGGGTCTGCGGTTTCAGGTGCCGCCGGATCTGGAGTCGTTCACCGTCACCGCGTCGTGGGGCGCTTATGAAACCGTTGCGACCGATCAGGTCACCAAGGCCGGTCGGCCGATCCGCCACTACCAGCGCACCCCCATGCAGGAGACACGCACCGTCAAGCTGGCCGACCTGCGCCCCGGTCGCACCACCACCATCGGCTTGCGGGAGTCGATCTGCCTGCGGGTGGACCGCTACAACGACCCCGGGCGGGTGCTCATCGAGATCGCGCTGTGCAACGACCGCGAAACCCCGATGCCAATCCCGATCGGGATGTGGATGTTTCAAACCAAACTGCACGTCGACGCCGGCGGCGCGGAGGTGTTCCTGCCGGTCCGCGACGTGCTGGCGGAGCAGGACTGGGCCGAACACGACCCGGAAATGCGTCAGCTGGACCTGCAATACCGCAACCGGCTGGAATACGCGATCGGACGGACCTGCTCGGCGGACTGGTCGGTCAAAGACGGCGCACGGCGCGCGTCGGCGGTGTGGACCACCTGGCTCCCCGTTGCCGAAACCCCGCAAACCCAGGCCCGGTCGGTGGACGACGCGCTGCTGTCCATGGACAAGCTGGCCCACGTCACCCCCGACGAGCTGCGAACCGGACTACAGCCACTGATCGACGGTTACCGAACATGGCTCGACACCCAGCAAGCCGCCTCAGCCGAACTGCCGCAGCATCTGCGCGAGGCCGCCGACGCGGTGTTGTCCAAGGCGCGCGGCGCCCACCAGCGGCTGCAAACCGGGCTGGAGCACGTCGCCACCGACACCGAAGCGCTGCGCTGCTTCCGGTTCATGAACCAGGTGATGCGCGAGCAGCGCATCGCCACCCAGGTCGCCGCCGAACGCGCCTCCGACCCGTCGCTGTCGATCCCGGCGGCCCGGGCCAAGGTCGCGGCCAAGGGTGACGACGCGGCCTCGTGGCGGCCGTTCCAGTTGGCGTTCATCCTCATGCAGCTTCCCGCGCTGAGCGATCCCACCGCACCGTTGCGCAGCGCCGATCATCAGGCCCAGGTCGAGTTGCTGTTCTTCCCGACCGGCGGCGGCAAAACCGAGGCTTATCTCGGTCTGGCGGCCTACACCTTCGCGGTCCGGCGCCGCCAGGGCGTCGTCGAATCGGCCGGCGGTCCGCTCGACGGCCGCGACGGGGTTGCCGTGCTGATGCGCTACACGTTGCGGCTGTTGACCTCCCAGCAATTCCAGCGCGCCACCGCGCTGATGTGCGCCGCGGAGTTGGCGCGCCGGGCCGACGAGAACACCTGGGGCAGCGTGCCGTTGCGGATCGGGCTGTGGGTCGGCACCGACGTGAGCCCGAAACGCTTCGAGGAGGCCGAGGAGCAACTGGCCCGGGCCAACGAATACGGCGCGCACCGGTTGACCGTGCTGCAGATTCAGCGTTGCCCGTGGTGCGGCACACCGATCAGCTCCGCGCAGGTGAAGGCCGACAAGACGCTGCGCCGGGTGTTCGTCTATTGCGGCGACGAGCTCGCGCAGTGCCCGTTCGCCAAGGGCGGCAGCGTGACCGAGGGTCTGCCGGTGTTGACCGTCGACGAAGAGATCTACCGGCTCACCCCGGCGTTCATCATCGGCACCGTCGACAAGTTCGCCCGGCTGGCCCGTGAGGGTGAGGCCGCGGCGCTGTTCGGATACGTCGGGCGCAAGTGCGCCCGGCACGGCTACGTGCACCCCGACTACGCGGCGTGCACCATCTCCACCGCCCACCCGCCCACCGACGGTCAGCCGGCGGCCACCATGCACCCGGTGGGTCGCCTGCGGCCCCCGGATCTGATCATCCAGGACGAGCTGCACCTGATCACCGGGGCGCTGGGCACGTCGGTCGGTGTGTTCGAAACCGCGGTGGAGACCCTGGCGTCGTGGGAGGGGTCCGACGGCAAACTCGTGCGGCCGTTGATCGTCGCGTCGACCGCGACCGTGCGCAACGCGCACGAACAGGTGCGCGGGCTCTACGGGCGGCGGGTGGAGATCTTCCCTCCCCAGGTGCTCGATGTCGCGGACACCTATTTCTCTCAGGAGGTCCCGGTCAGCAAGGACAACCCAGGTCGCCGGTATGTCGGGGTCAGCGCCCAAGGAGTGCGGTTGACGGCGGCGGAGATCCGGATCGCAGAGGTGCTGCTGCTGGCCGGTCAACTGTTGTTCGACCGCTGCGGCGCCGACGCCGACCCGTACATGACGCTGGTGGGCTACTTCAACGCGACCCGTGAGCTGGCGGGCATGACCCGCTACCTGGGCAGCGACGTGCAGGAGCGGGTGAAACGGCCGCGCAAGGATTCCGGCTTTGCCCCGCGGCTGGGGGCCGCTTTCGGGCTGTTAGAAAAGGGTGAGCTGACCGCGCGCATCGCATCCTCGGAGATCGGCAAGACGCTAGACCGGCTCGGGTTGCCGTTCGACCCAAGCTACGACACCACCGCGGCTTTTCGGGTGCGGATGGCCGACCAGAACGCCGGCAAGAAGGTGCCCACCCGTAACGAGGCGCCCTTCGACGTGGTGCTCGCGACGTCGATGCTGCAAGTCGGGGTGGACGTCCAGCGGCTCGGGCTGATGTTGGTGGTTGGGCAGCCCAAGAACACCGCCGAATACATCCAGGCCTCCTCCCGGGTGGGCCGCGACGCCACAAACCGGCCGGGACTCGTTGTGACCCTCGGCAACTGGGCGCGGCCCCGCGACCTCGCCCATTTCGAGCAGTTCCGGCACTACCACGAAACCTTCTACGCCCAAGTTGAGGCGCTCTCCGTCACGCCCTACTCACCGACATCGCTGGAGCGCGGTGTCGACGGACTGCTGGTCAGCGTCGCGCGCGTCATGCAGGCGCATCTGGCCGACGGGCTGTCACCGGAGCGCAACGCCGGGCGGATCACGGGCCAGCGCGCCGCCGTCGAGCACATCATCGAACGGCTGAAGAAGCGTATCGCGGTGGCCGCTCAAGACGACAATGCCACCCAACGCGCCAGCGACCTGCTGGTCAACCGGCTCGACTGGTGGACGAAGCGGGCCGCCTACGCCACCGACCTGGGCAAGACCTTGGTGTACGAACGCACCGGCGAAGCGGACAGGTATTTGCCGCTGCTCATCAGCCCCGAAAACGCCAAAGCGTCGGTGAGCGGCTCGACTCAAGCACCGTTCGTCGTCGCCAACTCGATGCGGGAAGTGCAGCCGGAGATCAACATCCTGGTCAGCCCCATCCAGGAAAAGCTGTTCACCCGCGCACCCGAGGGCGTTCCCGCTTGGAGCCTGCCAACCCGTGAGGACGAGTGA
- the tcmP gene encoding three-Cys-motif partner protein TcmP, translated as MATGAGDDYWGGPNLPSVIKHCILRRYSPIFLSRTSMQGGKVVIVDGYAGRGVYENGALGSAGMMLRWALERKHDRDHPAEYILRFFETNRASYQTLSCLCAEYANQGINVTAERINFAARLRSVVAEANGLPLFLFVDPTGVGLPFADLAAALNRPRKHNWPPTEALINFSYEAIRRIGGHVRSAHSNVRTMEKLDWAVDGEWWRKYFAQGVTDDAVDAVVKEFIRRLSRATSAFVASIPVRRDLHHKPLYSLVFVTRYQRGAWHFGDTTAKCLDEGRKAADTRAGRLNLNLSRAELEDRALPDIETNLLGLAAEKGEVTVGEYPLRVFGDHYGEVGETVVRRAIKSLHAKGLTPSTGVGGKTENLRIAPR; from the coding sequence ATGGCGACTGGGGCTGGTGACGACTATTGGGGAGGCCCGAATCTCCCGAGCGTCATAAAGCATTGCATTTTGCGTCGCTACTCGCCCATCTTTTTGTCGAGAACATCGATGCAGGGAGGAAAAGTCGTTATAGTCGATGGGTACGCAGGACGGGGCGTTTATGAGAACGGCGCGCTCGGCTCCGCTGGCATGATGCTGCGGTGGGCTCTTGAGCGTAAACACGACCGAGATCATCCGGCCGAATACATCCTGCGGTTCTTTGAGACCAACCGGGCCAGTTATCAGACGTTGAGTTGTCTCTGTGCGGAGTACGCAAACCAGGGCATCAACGTAACTGCCGAAAGGATTAACTTCGCCGCACGACTGAGAAGTGTTGTGGCTGAAGCAAATGGCTTACCGTTGTTCTTGTTCGTAGATCCTACGGGCGTTGGATTGCCTTTCGCCGATTTGGCCGCAGCTTTGAACCGACCACGAAAGCATAACTGGCCTCCGACAGAAGCACTTATTAACTTCAGCTATGAGGCAATACGCCGGATCGGTGGACATGTACGATCTGCGCATAGCAACGTGCGCACAATGGAAAAGCTTGACTGGGCAGTAGATGGTGAATGGTGGCGAAAATACTTCGCGCAAGGTGTAACTGATGACGCAGTTGATGCTGTCGTTAAAGAGTTTATCCGCCGTCTAAGCCGTGCGACCAGCGCCTTCGTTGCGTCAATCCCCGTACGACGTGATCTCCATCATAAGCCGCTCTACAGCCTCGTATTTGTGACGCGCTACCAGCGCGGCGCGTGGCACTTCGGAGACACCACCGCCAAGTGTCTTGACGAGGGTCGCAAAGCCGCAGATACACGTGCCGGCAGGCTCAATCTGAACTTGAGCCGAGCCGAACTCGAGGACAGAGCTCTCCCGGATATTGAAACTAACTTGCTCGGCCTTGCCGCTGAAAAGGGGGAGGTGACCGTTGGTGAGTATCCGCTGCGGGTATTCGGCGACCATTATGGCGAAGTTGGCGAAACCGTTGTGCGAAGGGCGATCAAGTCGCTACACGCGAAAGGATTAACTCCGTCGACTGGTGTCGGTGGCAAGACGGAGAACTTGCGAATCGCTCCCAGGTAG
- a CDS encoding HNH endonuclease signature motif containing protein, with product MSLTVSSAAPVSPAGRVEVLFEELAQLAGQRNAIDGRIVAIVAELDREQLWGATGARSVAALVAWKLGVSSANAHTIATVARRLNEFPRCAAGLAEGRLSLDQLGVIAARAGEGSDAHYAALARVATVNQLRTAVKLEPRPEPDPAPPPQRSITKTSTEAFTSWRIRLPHDEAAMFEAALASHREALIAEWTHDHGNAERISMNCPPVPGSIEAFLRLVQTGWDAEAVRRPHGQHTTVVVHVDVTERVGALHAGPLLSDAQRRYLTCEASCEVWFERDGEVIGAGRATRVINRRLRRALEHRHPSCAVPGCGATRGLHAHHIRHWEDGGPTELFNLVLVCPYHHRLHHRGGITIAGTADDLTVTDRSGRRLHAGSLARPPTKPPPAVPPWAGPTGERAHWWWYEPFQPHPPPPN from the coding sequence ATGTCGTTGACCGTGTCGTCTGCCGCGCCGGTGAGCCCTGCCGGGCGGGTGGAGGTGTTGTTCGAGGAATTGGCGCAGTTGGCTGGTCAGCGCAATGCGATTGATGGGCGCATCGTGGCGATCGTCGCCGAGCTGGACCGCGAGCAGCTGTGGGGGGCGACGGGGGCGCGGTCGGTGGCGGCGTTGGTGGCCTGGAAGCTGGGGGTGTCGTCGGCCAATGCCCACACGATCGCCACCGTGGCGCGCCGGCTTAACGAGTTTCCGCGTTGCGCGGCGGGCCTGGCCGAGGGGCGGTTGTCGCTGGATCAGCTCGGGGTGATCGCCGCCCGGGCGGGTGAGGGCTCCGATGCGCATTACGCGGCGCTGGCGCGGGTGGCCACGGTCAACCAGCTGCGCACCGCGGTGAAGCTCGAACCGCGACCCGAGCCTGATCCTGCGCCGCCGCCGCAGCGCTCGATCACCAAAACCAGCACCGAGGCGTTCACCTCGTGGCGCATCAGGCTTCCCCACGATGAGGCGGCGATGTTTGAGGCGGCGCTGGCGTCTCATCGGGAGGCGCTGATCGCCGAGTGGACACACGATCACGGCAATGCCGAGCGCATATCGATGAATTGTCCCCCGGTGCCTGGCAGTATCGAGGCGTTTTTGCGCCTGGTGCAGACCGGATGGGACGCTGAGGCGGTTCGGCGCCCGCACGGGCAGCACACCACGGTGGTGGTGCACGTGGACGTCACCGAGCGTGTTGGTGCGCTGCATGCCGGTCCGTTGCTGAGCGACGCGCAACGCCGATACCTGACCTGTGAGGCCAGCTGTGAAGTCTGGTTCGAACGCGACGGCGAAGTTATCGGCGCCGGCCGGGCGACCCGGGTGATCAACCGGCGGCTGCGCCGCGCGCTCGAGCACCGCCACCCCAGCTGCGCGGTGCCCGGCTGTGGGGCCACCCGCGGCCTGCACGCCCACCACATCCGCCACTGGGAAGACGGCGGCCCCACCGAGTTATTCAACCTGGTGTTGGTCTGCCCGTATCATCATCGGTTACACCACCGTGGGGGGATCACCATCGCCGGAACCGCCGACGATCTGACCGTCACCGACCGCTCCGGGCGACGCCTTCACGCAGGATCCCTGGCACGCCCGCCCACCAAACCCCCACCCGCTGTGCCGCCGTGGGCCGGACCCACCGGCGAACGCGCCCACTGGTGGTGGTATGAGCCCTTCCAACCCCACCCACCCCCACCCAACTAG
- the drmB gene encoding DUF1998 domain-containing protein: MTDTVPEMLHDTADALDPLADVDEGVVKNRAKVGSARPSSLLYTYGPGAIMDLPGFSVMPAGLDDWEPIWKRREHIPTIIEPRLLRVVRLHLGPQVDALRPYPWQPKQGALSKEGDDLGIPARVFPQWLRCTGCDYLGPLPRFTYTNTHPFRPDLARFTHKSCPGRGGQRAGATTRKRESPAVPAQHLLTCTNGHLDEFPYPLWIHRGKTCPKAVSPDLKMRDANVGRSVGSTIECAACGARRSMAEAQGAAGRDKLPQKCRGRHPHLNAFDTDCDAQPALIMMGASNLWFACTQSIIVMPTDEKAEALADRLRAELGVEKVTKYAAQLDFIRELADTAHIDLAGVSDDELAQAVAEVVAPPVSEEQRHEKLAAWSPIDMLVPEWRYLQKPPLFAQQPNSSGLMVTEKQRDPKLHSRISRVVAVNKMKKVNAFVGFTRLDELDRVGDVPSRLVKLTRNGKPSWVPATEDRGEGIFVQLDLPAVEAWESTILGSKLWAAHRDAHRRNFRRRFSETADRDIDPDTRLPAPRYWLLHTLSHVLIREMAMSCGYGAASLAERIYGWRTSAQREGAAGLLICTTASDSEGTLGGLVALAEPARLQGLLANALRRASRCSSDPVCAMRTPSDPEDFLHGAACHCCSFASETSCEKANRFLDRRFLLTLPSADDEPVPGFFGAPGEL; this comes from the coding sequence ATGACCGACACCGTGCCCGAGATGTTGCACGACACAGCCGACGCCCTCGACCCGCTCGCCGACGTTGACGAGGGCGTGGTCAAGAACCGGGCCAAGGTAGGTTCGGCGCGCCCGTCGTCGCTGCTCTACACCTACGGGCCGGGCGCGATCATGGACCTTCCCGGGTTCTCGGTCATGCCCGCAGGGCTCGATGATTGGGAGCCGATCTGGAAACGCCGCGAGCACATCCCGACCATCATCGAGCCACGCCTGCTCCGGGTCGTGCGGCTGCACCTCGGCCCCCAGGTCGACGCGCTGCGGCCCTATCCCTGGCAACCGAAACAAGGAGCATTATCCAAAGAGGGTGATGATCTTGGTATCCCGGCCCGGGTGTTCCCGCAATGGTTGCGCTGCACGGGATGCGATTACCTCGGGCCGCTGCCGCGATTCACCTACACCAACACCCACCCGTTCCGGCCCGACCTGGCGCGGTTCACCCACAAGAGCTGCCCAGGACGGGGCGGACAGCGCGCGGGCGCGACGACGCGCAAACGGGAGAGCCCGGCCGTTCCCGCCCAGCATCTATTGACCTGCACCAACGGGCACCTCGACGAATTCCCCTACCCGCTATGGATACACCGTGGCAAAACGTGCCCCAAAGCTGTGTCACCAGACCTGAAGATGCGTGACGCCAACGTCGGCAGAAGCGTCGGCTCGACGATCGAATGCGCCGCCTGCGGGGCGCGGCGCAGCATGGCCGAAGCCCAAGGCGCCGCCGGGCGGGACAAGCTGCCGCAGAAATGCCGAGGCCGCCACCCACACCTCAACGCCTTCGACACCGACTGCGACGCACAACCCGCGCTGATCATGATGGGCGCCTCGAACCTGTGGTTCGCGTGCACCCAGTCGATCATCGTGATGCCCACCGACGAGAAGGCCGAAGCGCTCGCCGACCGCCTGCGGGCCGAGCTCGGCGTGGAGAAAGTCACGAAATACGCTGCGCAGCTTGATTTCATCCGAGAGCTGGCCGACACCGCGCACATCGACCTGGCAGGAGTCTCCGATGACGAGCTGGCGCAAGCCGTCGCCGAGGTGGTCGCGCCCCCGGTCTCCGAGGAGCAACGCCACGAAAAGCTCGCCGCCTGGAGCCCCATCGACATGCTGGTCCCCGAGTGGCGATACCTGCAAAAGCCGCCACTGTTTGCCCAGCAGCCCAACAGCAGCGGGCTGATGGTGACCGAGAAACAGCGCGACCCCAAACTGCACAGCCGCATCAGCCGGGTCGTCGCGGTCAACAAGATGAAGAAGGTCAACGCTTTCGTGGGCTTTACCCGGCTTGACGAGTTGGATCGTGTCGGCGACGTGCCCAGCCGGCTGGTCAAGCTGACCCGTAACGGCAAGCCGAGTTGGGTGCCGGCCACCGAAGACCGCGGTGAGGGGATCTTCGTGCAGCTCGATCTTCCTGCGGTAGAAGCCTGGGAGAGCACGATTCTCGGGTCGAAGCTGTGGGCGGCTCATCGGGATGCGCATCGCCGAAACTTCCGGCGGCGCTTTTCCGAAACGGCCGACCGGGATATCGACCCCGACACCCGGTTGCCGGCGCCACGGTATTGGCTGCTGCACACGTTGTCGCATGTGCTGATCCGCGAGATGGCGATGTCATGCGGTTACGGTGCGGCCAGCTTGGCTGAGCGCATCTACGGCTGGCGCACGTCAGCCCAGCGAGAAGGTGCCGCCGGGCTGCTGATCTGCACCACCGCCTCCGATAGCGAAGGCACCCTCGGCGGCCTGGTCGCACTCGCCGAACCTGCTCGACTGCAAGGGTTACTGGCCAATGCCCTGCGGCGTGCTTCGCGGTGCTCCTCGGATCCGGTGTGCGCGATGCGCACACCCAGCGACCCGGAGGACTTTCTGCATGGGGCCGCTTGTCACTGCTGCTCGTTCGCCTCGGAAACGTCCTGCGAGAAGGCGAACCGGTTCCTCGACCGCCGCTTCCTGCTCACTCTGCCCAGCGCCGATGACGAGCCGGTGCCAGGGTTCTTCGGGGCTCCCGGTGAACTATGA